A stretch of the Ensifer sp. PDNC004 genome encodes the following:
- a CDS encoding YegP family protein, which translates to MAHKFEIYKDKAGEFRVRFKYNSEVMFSTEGYKTKASAQNAIDSIKKNGPDAPVEDNSAG; encoded by the coding sequence ATGGCTCACAAATTCGAAATCTACAAAGACAAGGCTGGCGAGTTCCGTGTTCGCTTCAAGTACAACAGCGAAGTGATGTTCTCGACCGAGGGCTACAAGACCAAGGCCAGCGCGCAGAACGCCATCGACTCGATCAAGAAGAACGGTCCCGACGCGCCCGTCGAGGACAACAGCGCCGGCTGA
- the ppdK gene encoding pyruvate, phosphate dikinase, with amino-acid sequence MTKWVYTFGGGKAEGRAGDRERLGGKGANLAEMCNLGLPVPPGLTIITDACNSFFDNERQMPDGLRDQVREGISRMEEVTGRVFGDTARPLLLSVRSGARASMPGMMDTVLNLGLNDQSVHALGHDAGDARFAWDSYRRFIQMYGDVVMGVDHDVFEEILEDEKARLGHEQDTELSAVEWQSVIARYKEAIEEALDEPFPQDPEVQLWGAIGAVFSSWMNPRAITYRHLHAIPAAWGTAVNVQAMVFGNLGNSSATGVAFTRNPSTGENELYGEFLVNAQGEDVVAGIRTPQNITEAARIGSGSDKPSLEKLMPEAFAEFRSICDTLERHYRDMQDLEFTIERGTLWMLQTRSGKRTAKAALKVAVDMAEEGLISEQEAVARIDPASLDQLLHPTIDPHARRDIIGSGLPASPGAATGEIVFTSEEAVQADKEGRKVILVRVETSPEDIHGMHAAEGILTTRGGMTSHAAVVARGMGTPCVSGAGSIRVDLRNETLTAGGVTLRKGDIITIDGSSGQVLKGAIAMLQPELSGDFGKIMAWADATRRMTVRTNAETPADARAARSFGAEGIGLCRTEHMFFEDDRINVMREMILADDEDGRRAALAKLLPMQRSDFAELFSIMHGLPVTIRLLDPPLHEFLPKTDEEIADVAGALSLDASELRQRVDELHEFNPMLGHRGCRLAISYPEIAEMQARAIFEAAVEAAHETGAAVVPEIMVPLVGLKAELDYVKARIDAVAKEVIGEAGIGIDYLVGTMIELPRAALRAGVIAEAADFFSFGTNDLTQTTFGISRDDASQFLATYQQKGIIEQDPFVSLDFDGVGELIQIAAERGRRTKNGLKLGICGEHGGDPASIRFCEDAGLDYVSCSPFRVPIARLAAAQAAINGKG; translated from the coding sequence ATGACGAAATGGGTTTACACCTTCGGTGGGGGCAAGGCCGAGGGACGTGCGGGTGATCGTGAACGCTTGGGCGGCAAGGGTGCCAACCTTGCCGAAATGTGCAATCTCGGGCTGCCGGTTCCGCCGGGCCTGACGATCATCACCGATGCCTGCAACAGCTTCTTCGACAATGAAAGGCAGATGCCGGATGGCCTGCGCGACCAGGTGCGCGAGGGGATCAGCCGGATGGAAGAGGTGACCGGCCGCGTCTTCGGCGACACCGCCCGGCCGCTGCTGCTTTCGGTTCGCTCGGGCGCACGCGCGTCCATGCCGGGCATGATGGACACGGTTCTCAACCTCGGTCTCAACGATCAGTCGGTGCATGCGCTCGGTCACGACGCCGGCGACGCGCGCTTTGCCTGGGACAGCTATCGCCGCTTCATCCAGATGTATGGCGACGTCGTCATGGGCGTCGACCACGACGTTTTCGAGGAAATCCTCGAGGACGAGAAGGCGCGTCTCGGGCATGAGCAGGATACCGAGCTTTCGGCTGTCGAGTGGCAGAGCGTCATCGCCCGCTACAAGGAAGCGATCGAGGAAGCGCTCGACGAACCCTTTCCGCAGGACCCGGAAGTGCAGCTCTGGGGCGCGATCGGCGCCGTGTTTTCGAGCTGGATGAACCCGCGGGCGATCACCTATCGCCACCTGCACGCCATCCCCGCCGCCTGGGGCACCGCCGTCAACGTCCAGGCGATGGTCTTCGGAAATCTCGGTAATTCCTCGGCGACCGGCGTTGCCTTCACCCGCAACCCGTCGACCGGGGAGAACGAGCTTTATGGCGAGTTTCTGGTCAACGCGCAGGGCGAGGACGTCGTTGCCGGCATTCGCACGCCGCAGAATATCACTGAAGCCGCGCGCATCGGTTCCGGTTCCGACAAGCCGTCGCTGGAAAAGCTGATGCCGGAGGCCTTCGCCGAGTTTCGCTCGATCTGCGATACGCTGGAGCGCCACTATCGCGACATGCAGGATCTCGAATTCACCATCGAGCGCGGCACGCTCTGGATGCTGCAGACGCGCTCCGGCAAGCGCACCGCCAAGGCGGCGCTGAAGGTCGCGGTCGATATGGCGGAGGAGGGGCTGATCTCCGAACAGGAGGCCGTTGCTCGCATCGATCCCGCCTCGCTCGACCAGCTGCTGCACCCGACGATCGATCCGCATGCGCGCCGCGACATCATCGGCTCGGGCCTTCCGGCCTCGCCGGGGGCTGCGACGGGCGAGATCGTCTTTACCTCGGAGGAAGCGGTGCAGGCCGACAAGGAAGGCCGCAAGGTCATCCTCGTCCGTGTCGAGACCAGCCCTGAAGACATCCACGGCATGCATGCCGCCGAGGGCATTCTGACGACCCGCGGCGGCATGACCAGCCACGCCGCCGTCGTTGCCCGCGGCATGGGCACCCCTTGCGTTTCGGGCGCCGGCAGCATTCGTGTCGACCTTCGCAACGAAACGCTGACCGCCGGCGGCGTAACGCTCAGGAAGGGCGACATCATCACCATCGACGGCTCGTCCGGCCAGGTGTTGAAGGGCGCGATCGCCATGTTGCAGCCGGAACTTTCCGGCGACTTCGGCAAGATCATGGCCTGGGCGGACGCGACGCGCCGCATGACGGTCAGAACCAATGCCGAAACGCCGGCGGATGCACGCGCCGCACGCTCCTTCGGTGCCGAAGGCATCGGCCTCTGCCGCACGGAACACATGTTCTTCGAGGACGACCGTATCAACGTCATGCGCGAGATGATCCTCGCCGACGACGAAGACGGTCGCCGTGCGGCGCTCGCCAAGCTCCTGCCGATGCAGCGCTCGGATTTCGCCGAACTGTTCTCGATCATGCACGGCCTGCCGGTGACGATTCGCCTGCTCGACCCGCCGCTGCACGAGTTCCTGCCGAAGACCGATGAGGAGATCGCCGACGTTGCCGGCGCGCTCTCGCTCGATGCGTCGGAACTGCGCCAGCGTGTCGACGAACTGCACGAATTCAACCCGATGCTCGGCCATCGCGGCTGCCGGTTGGCGATTTCCTATCCGGAGATCGCCGAGATGCAGGCGCGAGCCATCTTCGAAGCGGCTGTCGAAGCGGCGCACGAGACCGGAGCGGCCGTCGTTCCCGAAATCATGGTGCCGCTCGTCGGCCTCAAGGCCGAGCTCGATTACGTCAAGGCGCGCATCGATGCGGTCGCCAAGGAAGTGATCGGCGAAGCCGGCATCGGCATCGACTATCTGGTCGGAACGATGATCGAATTGCCGCGCGCAGCCCTGCGCGCCGGTGTGATTGCCGAAGCGGCCGACTTCTTCTCCTTCGGCACCAACGACCTGACGCAGACGACCTTCGGCATCTCCCGCGACGACGCCTCGCAGTTCCTGGCGACCTATCAGCAGAAGGGCATCATCGAGCAGGATCCCTTCGTCTCGCTCGATTTCGATGGCGTCGGCGAACTGATCCAGATCGCCGCCGAGCGTGGTCGTCGCACCAAGAACGGCCTGAAACTCGGCATCTGCGGCGAACACGGCGGCGACCCGGCCTCGATCCGCTTCTGCGAAGACGCCGGCCTCGACTACGTCTCCTGTTCACCCTTCCGCGTGCCGATCGCCCGGCTCGCAGCAGCCCAGGCTGCCATCAACGGCAAGGGGTGA
- the prfH gene encoding peptide chain release factor H, with protein MAEVTLFLTSGNGPVECRIAVAALIEILNREATGHGCSFDLALGGQPDAFGPKSAVVTMAGSRCEDVARDFCGTIRFVFKSPVRKGHQRQNWFVGVQQVDLSAGSVATSIDPTDLRFETMRAGGPGGQHQNTTDSAVRATHLPTGVTVVCREDRSQHRNKAAAIRRLQAILDLIAVGREKQEKTALFMASKELERGNAVKTFRL; from the coding sequence ATGGCTGAGGTGACACTGTTCTTGACCTCCGGCAACGGCCCGGTGGAATGCCGCATCGCCGTTGCTGCGCTGATCGAGATTCTCAACAGGGAAGCGACGGGCCATGGCTGCAGCTTCGACCTGGCGCTTGGCGGACAGCCGGATGCCTTCGGCCCGAAATCAGCTGTTGTAACGATGGCAGGCAGCCGATGCGAGGATGTGGCGAGGGACTTTTGCGGAACCATCCGCTTCGTCTTCAAAAGTCCTGTCCGCAAAGGGCACCAGAGGCAGAATTGGTTCGTTGGTGTGCAGCAGGTGGACCTTTCGGCTGGCAGCGTTGCCACGTCGATCGATCCGACAGACCTGCGGTTCGAAACCATGCGGGCGGGCGGGCCGGGAGGTCAGCACCAAAACACCACCGACAGCGCCGTGCGTGCAACGCATTTGCCCACCGGGGTTACCGTCGTTTGTCGGGAGGACCGGTCGCAGCATCGCAACAAAGCGGCGGCCATACGAAGGCTTCAGGCGATACTTGACCTCATCGCCGTCGGGCGTGAGAAGCAGGAGAAAACCGCCTTGTTCATGGCCAGCAAGGAGCTGGAGCGTGGCAACGCGGTGAAGACTTTCCGACTGTAA
- a CDS encoding RNA ligase RtcB family protein yields the protein MGNHCSGDFVPEVGDGARKAAITHFFTAGSWIEGTAVQQLEETAGLPGMISVAGFPDLHPGKYGPVGMVAFSQRLYPQLIGNDIGCGMSFFELSLPLRKFKVDKAAEQLRGLEQIDLGDMAARLAEHDLSPDMCPQSLGTIGGGNHFCELQAVDDVFEEGVADRQKLYLLVHSGSRSAGADLFGLTLGGEERFQDGLAADAAAAVEWLARSGECVRWASLNRQMVAERAARVLRADLSLVSDVPHNLVRATTSGFLHYKGAAAVGEGVVAPVAGSRATRSYLVRALAGAERSHWAISHGAGRKYDRKAMHGRVGSTRSERDALRVNPWGGVAICEDRNLLIEEAAGAYKDAAKVIADLAAFGLVQPIAAMKPLVTYKNAQPQERVRAKAKWERTTIRRMRHG from the coding sequence ATGGGCAATCATTGTTCCGGGGACTTCGTCCCCGAAGTCGGTGATGGTGCGCGCAAGGCGGCCATCACGCATTTTTTCACTGCCGGCAGCTGGATCGAAGGCACGGCAGTACAACAGCTGGAGGAGACCGCCGGTCTCCCCGGCATGATCTCGGTCGCAGGTTTTCCGGACCTGCACCCGGGCAAGTATGGCCCCGTCGGTATGGTGGCGTTTTCGCAACGGCTCTATCCGCAGTTGATCGGCAACGACATCGGCTGTGGCATGTCGTTCTTCGAACTTTCCCTGCCACTGCGCAAGTTCAAGGTCGACAAGGCGGCCGAACAACTGCGCGGGCTGGAGCAGATTGATCTCGGCGACATGGCGGCCCGGCTTGCGGAGCACGATCTTTCGCCTGACATGTGCCCGCAGTCGCTCGGCACGATCGGTGGCGGCAACCATTTTTGCGAGCTGCAGGCCGTGGACGACGTGTTCGAGGAGGGCGTCGCTGATCGGCAGAAGCTCTATCTGCTGGTTCATTCCGGTTCTCGGTCGGCGGGTGCAGACCTTTTCGGTCTGACGCTCGGCGGCGAGGAACGCTTCCAAGACGGCCTGGCTGCCGACGCTGCTGCGGCCGTCGAATGGCTCGCCAGGAGCGGGGAATGCGTTCGATGGGCGTCGCTCAACCGGCAAATGGTTGCCGAGCGAGCGGCCCGGGTGCTTCGTGCCGATCTGTCACTCGTCTCCGATGTTCCGCACAACCTGGTGCGGGCTACGACGTCCGGCTTCCTGCACTACAAGGGTGCGGCCGCCGTTGGAGAAGGTGTCGTTGCTCCGGTCGCAGGGTCGCGGGCGACGCGAAGCTATCTGGTGCGGGCGCTGGCCGGTGCGGAGCGATCGCACTGGGCCATCTCTCACGGTGCGGGACGCAAATACGACCGCAAGGCCATGCACGGTCGCGTCGGTAGTACGCGTTCCGAGCGCGACGCCTTGCGGGTCAACCCCTGGGGTGGCGTCGCGATCTGCGAAGATCGCAACCTTTTGATCGAGGAAGCCGCAGGCGCCTACAAGGATGCGGCGAAGGTCATCGCCGACCTTGCGGCGTTTGGGCTCGTGCAACCGATCGCGGCGATGAAACCGCTCGTCACCTACAAGAACGCCCAGCCGCAGGAGCGGGTGCGCGCAAAGGCGAAGTGGGAGCGGACGACGATCAGGAGGATGCGCCATGGCTGA
- a CDS encoding thiol-disulfide oxidoreductase DCC family protein, protein MRREAYSYRNDASVPAFADDKPVIVFDGECIFCSGWVRFLLRHDRHAQYRYLTAQSPLGQALYRHYGLDTVRFESNMLIEDGVARFKSDGSIRTLARLGLPWSLANIFRILPAALRDPLYDLVARNRYRIACRRQTCMVPTREERGRFIA, encoded by the coding sequence ATGCGGCGCGAGGCTTACAGCTATCGCAACGATGCTTCCGTGCCCGCCTTTGCAGACGACAAGCCGGTAATCGTCTTCGACGGCGAATGCATCTTCTGTTCCGGCTGGGTGCGCTTCCTGCTTCGCCATGACCGGCATGCGCAATATCGCTACCTCACCGCCCAGTCGCCGCTTGGCCAGGCGCTCTACCGGCACTACGGGCTCGATACCGTCCGCTTCGAGAGCAACATGCTGATCGAGGACGGCGTCGCCCGTTTCAAGTCCGACGGGTCGATCCGCACGCTTGCGCGGCTGGGCCTGCCGTGGTCGCTCGCCAACATTTTCCGCATCCTGCCCGCTGCCCTTCGCGATCCGCTCTATGATCTCGTGGCGAGAAACCGCTACCGCATCGCCTGCCGCCGCCAGACCTGCATGGTGCCGACCCGCGAGGAGCGCGGACGCTTCATCGCATGA
- a CDS encoding cupin domain-containing protein has translation MSQFRARPPAVPTVLVDDAVVRVTRWDFEPGADTGHHVHGLGYVVVPMTDCQFLLEEEAGSRRVDIAKGAAYRREAGMAHNVVNAGKEPMSFIEIEYK, from the coding sequence ATGAGCCAGTTTCGCGCCCGTCCCCCTGCCGTTCCAACCGTTCTCGTCGACGACGCGGTCGTCAGGGTCACCCGTTGGGATTTCGAGCCCGGCGCCGACACCGGTCACCATGTGCACGGGCTCGGCTATGTGGTGGTGCCGATGACCGACTGCCAGTTCCTGCTCGAGGAAGAGGCAGGCAGCCGGCGGGTCGATATCGCCAAGGGGGCCGCCTACCGCCGTGAGGCGGGCATGGCTCACAACGTCGTCAATGCCGGCAAAGAGCCGATGTCGTTCATCGAGATCGAATACAAGTGA
- a CDS encoding DUF4166 domain-containing protein has product MRSSQQEAKRRNEELLAEDFGPFRVLCALEPRETRLHLSVRAWSFLDLPLPLLFAPGGRTFEEDRDGLFHFHVEVESPLTGLIVRYRGWVRPAGEPTDDLEVAKPSQKNDVF; this is encoded by the coding sequence CTGCGCAGTTCGCAACAAGAGGCCAAACGGCGGAACGAGGAACTGCTCGCGGAAGATTTCGGACCGTTCCGCGTCCTCTGCGCGCTGGAGCCCAGGGAAACCCGCCTGCACCTCTCGGTGCGCGCCTGGTCCTTCCTCGACCTTCCGCTCCCTCTGCTGTTTGCGCCCGGTGGCCGGACTTTCGAGGAAGATCGCGACGGCCTGTTTCATTTCCACGTGGAGGTCGAAAGCCCGTTGACCGGCCTGATCGTGCGTTATCGCGGCTGGGTACGACCAGCGGGCGAGCCGACGGACGACTTAGAGGTCGCGAAGCCTTCGCAAAAGAATGATGTTTTCTGA
- a CDS encoding DUF1499 domain-containing protein yields the protein MMVRYERPYSFAAHWARRFARVSFLLFVFSLLAHRFGPLTTPHFLALIGLAGIFALLGVLFAVVGLARLWQVAAIGGLASAAALVYAAPALGFIGYGVVQYLTRPEIYDVSTDTVTPPPWLKVPQAEESWLKRKAAVTPQDREAQILAYPALTGRRYDGALDRVYQGVRNVIEQNRVGITEELGVENARADLEDLAVRPNAGADTNAEPENVPVPAARPEMALEGAIAGRRASDVVLQGEWRTLIAGFRFDVLIRLREEAETTFVDLRVASRYGPHDLGMGAAFADQFLRGLDAELLGIAGD from the coding sequence ATGATGGTCCGGTATGAGCGCCCCTATTCCTTTGCCGCCCATTGGGCGCGCCGCTTCGCCCGTGTCTCCTTCCTGCTCTTTGTGTTCTCGCTGCTGGCGCATCGCTTCGGACCGCTGACGACGCCGCATTTTCTCGCCCTTATCGGTCTCGCCGGCATCTTTGCCCTCTTAGGCGTGCTGTTCGCCGTCGTCGGGCTGGCGCGCCTGTGGCAGGTTGCGGCGATCGGTGGTCTGGCGTCTGCTGCAGCCCTTGTCTATGCCGCGCCGGCGCTCGGCTTCATCGGCTATGGCGTTGTCCAGTATCTGACCCGCCCGGAGATCTACGACGTCAGCACGGATACCGTGACGCCGCCGCCGTGGCTCAAGGTGCCGCAGGCGGAGGAGAGCTGGCTGAAGCGCAAGGCGGCGGTAACGCCTCAGGACCGCGAAGCGCAGATCCTCGCCTATCCGGCCCTGACCGGCCGGCGCTATGACGGCGCGCTCGACCGCGTCTATCAGGGGGTGCGCAACGTCATCGAACAGAACCGCGTCGGCATCACCGAGGAGCTTGGGGTCGAGAATGCCCGCGCCGATCTGGAGGATCTCGCAGTGCGGCCGAATGCGGGCGCGGACACGAACGCCGAGCCGGAAAACGTACCCGTTCCGGCGGCCCGTCCGGAGATGGCTCTCGAAGGCGCGATTGCCGGCCGCCGCGCCAGCGATGTCGTGCTGCAGGGCGAATGGCGCACGCTGATTGCCGGCTTCCGCTTCGATGTGTTGATCCGGCTGCGCGAAGAGGCGGAGACCACCTTCGTCGACCTGCGGGTCGCCTCGCGCTACGGGCCTCATGATCTCGGCATGGGCGCCGCCTTCGCCGATCAGTTCCTGCGCGGGCTCGATGCCGAGTTGCTGGGCATTGCCGGCGACTGA
- a CDS encoding glycosyltransferase family 8 protein produces MIVACSIDRRFAELAGVMLYSLEKNGGIPDAQVTILGDGLRASDKEMLQACAKRKLCFIDVEGDILSKISGLKTTSYWSRATYARLYLPELLADRHDRLLYLDADTLIKKSLAPLADLSFEGRAVAAVPYDDPTRFNPSLGREANTPYFNAGVLLVDIDAWNAQDYTARIARLLQARSFDFLDQDVLNLTTEGNFVHLPGHWNAQKGWEDFSQASIVHFTHAKPNTKECEHPEKATFLEYRKQTPWRSARLITNRDRRIRTLLLSIRKKWQWLSAFAR; encoded by the coding sequence ATGATTGTTGCATGCTCGATCGACAGGCGCTTCGCGGAACTCGCGGGTGTCATGCTTTACTCGCTCGAAAAGAACGGTGGCATTCCAGATGCGCAGGTCACTATCCTAGGTGACGGGCTGCGGGCGTCCGACAAGGAAATGCTGCAAGCCTGCGCGAAACGGAAGCTGTGCTTCATCGATGTCGAAGGCGACATTCTCTCAAAAATCTCAGGCCTGAAGACGACGAGCTACTGGAGCCGCGCTACCTACGCACGATTGTATCTGCCGGAATTGCTAGCCGACCGACACGACCGTCTGCTCTACCTGGATGCTGACACGCTGATCAAAAAGAGCCTGGCACCACTGGCGGATCTGTCGTTTGAGGGCAGGGCCGTTGCAGCCGTTCCCTATGATGACCCGACGCGTTTCAATCCGTCGCTCGGCCGAGAGGCGAACACACCCTACTTCAACGCGGGAGTCCTGCTGGTCGATATCGACGCCTGGAACGCGCAGGACTACACGGCTCGCATTGCCAGGCTGCTTCAGGCGCGTTCGTTCGATTTCTTGGATCAGGACGTACTGAACCTTACGACCGAAGGGAATTTCGTTCATCTTCCCGGCCACTGGAATGCGCAGAAGGGATGGGAAGACTTTTCCCAAGCTTCCATTGTGCACTTCACGCACGCCAAGCCGAACACGAAAGAATGCGAGCACCCGGAGAAGGCGACGTTTCTGGAGTACCGGAAACAAACGCCCTGGCGTTCGGCGCGACTTATCACGAATCGCGACCGGCGCATTCGCACGCTGCTGCTATCGATCAGAAAGAAGTGGCAGTGGCTCTCGGCGTTTGCTCGGTGA
- a CDS encoding ribose-phosphate pyrophosphokinase, whose protein sequence is MKLVTGNSNRALAEAIARYLNLPLTDCTVERFADQEVNVQLHENVRGEDVYILQSTSTPADANLMELLILTDTLRRSSARRITAVIPYFGYARQDRRATGRTPISAKLVANMIAGAGVNRVMTLDLHTDQIQGFFDIPTDNLYSAPVMTRDIKERYDVGNLMVVSPDVGGVARARGIAKRIGTDLAIVDKRRPRAGVSEVMNIIGDVSGKTCLLIDDIIDSGGTLINAADALLEAGAREVSAYITHGVLSRGACERIGASNLKELVLTDSIQDTDAQRETANIRRITVAPLLGEALARTTREQSVSSLFN, encoded by the coding sequence ATGAAGCTGGTGACCGGTAACTCCAACCGCGCCCTTGCCGAAGCCATTGCCAGATACCTCAATCTTCCCCTCACGGACTGTACGGTCGAGCGCTTCGCCGACCAGGAAGTCAACGTTCAGCTCCACGAGAACGTGCGCGGCGAGGACGTCTATATCCTCCAGTCGACGAGCACGCCCGCCGACGCCAACCTCATGGAACTCCTGATCCTGACGGATACGCTGCGCCGTTCGTCTGCGCGCCGGATCACCGCCGTCATCCCCTACTTCGGCTATGCCCGCCAGGACCGCCGGGCCACTGGCCGCACGCCGATTTCAGCCAAGCTGGTCGCCAACATGATCGCCGGTGCGGGTGTCAACCGGGTTATGACGCTGGACCTGCACACGGATCAGATTCAGGGCTTTTTCGATATACCGACCGACAACCTTTATTCGGCGCCGGTGATGACGCGCGATATCAAGGAGCGCTACGACGTCGGAAATCTCATGGTCGTTTCGCCAGATGTGGGCGGCGTGGCACGGGCGCGCGGCATCGCCAAGCGCATTGGCACCGATCTTGCGATCGTCGACAAGAGGCGCCCCCGCGCCGGCGTGTCGGAGGTCATGAACATCATTGGTGACGTCTCCGGGAAGACCTGCCTTTTGATCGACGACATCATCGATAGCGGCGGGACCTTGATCAATGCGGCTGACGCATTGCTGGAGGCGGGTGCACGAGAGGTCTCGGCATACATCACCCATGGCGTGCTCTCCAGGGGAGCCTGCGAGCGCATTGGTGCCAGCAACCTCAAGGAACTGGTGCTGACTGATTCCATTCAGGACACCGATGCGCAGCGCGAGACCGCCAATATCCGCCGGATCACCGTTGCGCCGCTTCTGGGCGAGGCCCTCGCCCGCACCACCCGCGAGCAAAGCGTTTCAAGCCTTTTCAACTGA
- a CDS encoding MBL fold metallo-hydrolase: MQGPDFDLDFKPAHGEAVTVADDVQRVTVNNPGPFTFHGTNSYIVGKRSVAVIDPGPDEEAHFQALMTALAGREVTHIAVSHTHRDHSPLARRLKAATGAVIVGEGPHRSARPLHAGESNPFAESSDMEFVPDLVLADGGRIEGDGWSLTGLATPGHTANHMAFALDGTGILFSADHVMAWATTIVAPPDGAMADYMASLEKLLSRDERLYLPGHGGPVSEPASFLRGLRAHRKMRERAVLERIRAGDSHIPDMVKVIYASTDVRLHGAAALSVLAHLEDLIEQGRIETDGPPSLLGAYRLAPGGAG; the protein is encoded by the coding sequence ATGCAGGGCCCGGATTTCGATCTCGATTTCAAGCCGGCCCATGGCGAGGCCGTGACAGTCGCCGACGACGTGCAGCGCGTCACCGTCAACAATCCCGGTCCTTTCACCTTTCACGGCACCAACAGTTACATCGTCGGCAAGCGCTCCGTTGCCGTCATCGATCCCGGTCCCGATGAGGAGGCACATTTCCAGGCGCTGATGACGGCGCTCGCCGGCCGCGAGGTCACCCATATTGCCGTCAGCCACACGCATCGCGACCACTCGCCGCTGGCGCGCCGGTTGAAGGCTGCCACAGGTGCGGTGATCGTCGGCGAAGGCCCACACCGCTCCGCCCGTCCCTTGCATGCGGGCGAGAGCAATCCCTTCGCCGAGAGTTCGGATATGGAATTCGTCCCCGATCTCGTGCTTGCCGACGGCGGGCGTATCGAGGGTGACGGCTGGAGCCTGACGGGGCTTGCCACGCCCGGCCATACGGCCAACCACATGGCCTTCGCGCTCGATGGCACCGGTATTCTCTTTTCCGCCGACCATGTCATGGCCTGGGCGACGACGATCGTCGCGCCGCCGGATGGGGCCATGGCGGACTACATGGCCTCGCTCGAAAAGCTGCTTTCCCGCGACGAACGTCTCTACCTCCCCGGCCACGGCGGACCGGTAAGCGAGCCTGCCTCTTTCCTGCGGGGCCTGCGCGCCCACCGCAAGATGCGCGAGCGCGCCGTGCTCGAACGCATCCGCGCCGGTGACAGCCATATCCCCGACATGGTCAAGGTCATCTATGCTTCCACCGACGTGCGGCTGCATGGGGCGGCGGCACTTTCGGTGCTCGCCCATCTCGAAGACCTGATCGAGCAGGGGCGGATCGAGACCGATGGTCCGCCCTCGCTTCTCGGCGCCTACCGGCTGGCGCCCGGCGGAGCCGGCTGA